The following proteins are co-located in the bacterium genome:
- a CDS encoding NUDIX domain-containing protein — HNSGGWDFPGGKVDPGESFDVALHREIREETGLAVTVEHPLGVSEASKSEYHIIYLFMSGHLNSGDVKLSFEHDDFRWVTFDELERLEWIEPFRKVINDLREKRMIN, encoded by the coding sequence TCACAATTCTGGAGGGTGGGATTTCCCCGGAGGCAAAGTCGATCCAGGTGAGAGCTTCGATGTCGCTTTACATCGTGAAATTCGCGAAGAAACCGGGTTAGCAGTTACTGTAGAACATCCTCTTGGGGTTTCTGAAGCAAGCAAATCAGAATATCACATAATCTATTTGTTTATGTCAGGTCACCTCAATTCTGGCGATGTGAAACTTAGTTTTGAACACGATGATTTCCGCTGGGTCACTTTCGATGAATTAGAGCGACTTGAGTGGATAGAACCATTCCGCAAAGTAATCAATGATTTACGTGAAAAGCGGATGATAAACTAA